The DNA segment GATTCATTTTCACACCGTTTCTGCCCGCACGGGCACTTTTGCGTTTGCAGCAGATCTGTACGCACTCTTTAGCGAATTCCCCCATACCTGCCACCCTCTGCCGCCCAGACAATAGATCATCGACAGACGAGGGGATCATCATGCTAAAACAACTGAAAGAGCAGGTATTAGAGGCCAATCTGGCACTGCCTCGCCATAATCTGGTGACCTTTACCTGGGGAAACGTCAGTGCTGTAGACCGCCAGCAGGGGCTGATTGTCATTAAGCCGTCCGGCGTGGAATACGGGCACATGGGCGTAGACGATATGGTGGTGGTCGAACTGGAAACCGGCAAAGTCGTTGAGGGGAGTAAAAAACCGTCTTCCGATACTGATACACACCGTGTTCTGTACCTGAATTTCCCCGAAGCGGGCGGCATTGTGCATACGCATTCGCGCCACGCGACAATATGGGCACAGGCTGGCCTTGATATTCCGGCGTGGGGCACAACACATGCGGATTATTTCTACGGCAATATTCCCTGTACGCGTCTCATGACCGAAGCGGAAATTGCCGGACGCTACGAATGGGAAACCGGTGAAGTGATTGTTAAAACCTTTGCTGAACGCCACCTGTCACCAGCCGATGTTCCGGCGGTGCTGGTGCATTCTCACGGGCCGTTTACGTGGGGGAAAGATGCGGATAATGCGGTGCACAACGCCGTGGTGCTGGAAGAAATTGCCTACATGGGTATCTTCTCCCGCCAGCTGACACCGCAGTTGCCTGACATGCAACCGCAGCTTTTGGATAAACATTATCTGCGCAAGCATGGCAAGAATGCTTACTATGGCCAGGAAACCCCGCAGTAACAGTTTGAAAAGTCAGCCCACAAGGCTGACTTCAATGCCTGCGCCTGAAAGCTCCCGCTGAAAGTCTCCTGCTAACATGTCATCCGTAATCACACGACTGAACGCGCTCACCGGCCCAAGCGGATTAAGGTTTATTTGGCCGAATTTTGACGAGTCTGTCAGCACGATATTTTCAGCACCTTTCGCGATCACCGCATTGACGATATCCGCCCGCAGCATATCCCGGCCGGTGAATCCGGTAGAACCGGTAAACCCGTCGATGCCCACAAAGGCTTTGCTGAAGTTCATTTGTTGCAGGCACATTTTGGTCAGCGGCCCGACCACCGTCTGGCTGG comes from the Enterobacteriaceae bacterium Kacie_13 genome and includes:
- the araD gene encoding L-ribulose-5-phosphate 4-epimerase is translated as MLKQLKEQVLEANLALPRHNLVTFTWGNVSAVDRQQGLIVIKPSGVEYGHMGVDDMVVVELETGKVVEGSKKPSSDTDTHRVLYLNFPEAGGIVHTHSRHATIWAQAGLDIPAWGTTHADYFYGNIPCTRLMTEAEIAGRYEWETGEVIVKTFAERHLSPADVPAVLVHSHGPFTWGKDADNAVHNAVVLEEIAYMGIFSRQLTPQLPDMQPQLLDKHYLRKHGKNAYYGQETPQ